From one bacterium Scap17 genomic stretch:
- a CDS encoding TolC family protein: MTGNEKTETARALPESRGRGRLKTLTTMVAISAAGIALSACGTVQPEPLDRQDIATAIQGDEALFAQMTPAISEPLDLNHAMARALKYNLDNRVKLMEQALAEQSFNLAKMDMLPVLAANAGFTSRNNEDASSSENVRTGVQSLAQSTSVDKDRTDADLRLSWNVLDFGVSYLKAKQEADRFLIVKNARRDIMAKLLQQTRSAYWKAAVTQKLKPRIDALLIDTEKALAKLDQIQRERLRAPLDVLQEQRQLLSIMRNLKSLQRSVETSQIELASLINQAPNVEIPLQAPSELPELPPLPSNDLDVLERVALANSGEYVGQLYNARIAQREARKSMLRLLPGLEFSYSANYDSNSYLYNDTWAQAGVRVSWNIFRLFAIDEIKAQNEARDQMVEARRLASNMATLARVNLGWQQYHNSLDSLAIAQRFQALDEQIADFSKQARASRAISGTQSLLNQAKALNSVLSNSLAYADAQDAYGGFLFSLGFNPVPEDYQRYDVDTLASNLDASFRQWSGGSLPLQDPALWLEAQSETTQAQDGQASL, from the coding sequence ATGACGGGAAACGAAAAAACGGAAACCGCCCGAGCGTTGCCTGAGTCGCGTGGGCGGGGTCGTCTCAAGACACTGACGACGATGGTTGCCATCAGCGCCGCGGGTATTGCCTTGTCGGCATGTGGCACCGTGCAACCTGAGCCTCTGGATCGTCAGGATATCGCGACCGCCATCCAGGGTGACGAGGCACTCTTTGCCCAGATGACACCCGCCATCAGCGAGCCGCTGGATCTCAATCACGCGATGGCCCGAGCCCTGAAGTATAACCTCGACAATCGCGTCAAGCTGATGGAGCAGGCGTTGGCCGAGCAGAGCTTCAATCTGGCCAAGATGGACATGTTGCCTGTATTGGCGGCAAATGCCGGTTTCACCAGTCGCAACAATGAAGATGCCTCCTCGAGCGAGAACGTGCGTACCGGCGTGCAGAGCCTTGCCCAGTCGACCTCTGTCGACAAGGACCGCACCGATGCCGATCTGCGCCTTTCCTGGAACGTGCTGGATTTCGGTGTCAGCTACCTGAAGGCCAAGCAGGAAGCGGACCGCTTCCTGATCGTCAAGAACGCCCGGCGTGACATCATGGCGAAGCTGCTTCAGCAGACGCGCAGTGCCTATTGGAAGGCTGCAGTGACGCAGAAGTTGAAGCCGCGCATCGATGCCTTGCTGATAGACACCGAAAAGGCGCTCGCGAAGCTGGATCAGATCCAGCGCGAACGACTGCGGGCACCGTTGGATGTCCTGCAGGAGCAGCGCCAGCTGCTCTCCATCATGCGCAACCTCAAGAGTTTGCAGCGTTCCGTCGAGACCTCCCAGATCGAACTGGCGAGCCTGATCAATCAGGCCCCCAATGTCGAGATCCCCTTGCAGGCGCCGAGTGAGCTGCCGGAACTTCCTCCGTTACCTTCCAATGACCTGGATGTGCTTGAGCGTGTCGCGCTGGCCAACAGCGGGGAATACGTCGGTCAGCTCTACAATGCGCGCATCGCGCAACGTGAAGCGCGCAAGAGCATGCTGCGATTGTTGCCGGGGCTGGAGTTCTCCTACAGCGCCAATTACGACAGCAACAGCTATCTCTACAACGATACCTGGGCCCAGGCCGGGGTGCGGGTCAGCTGGAACATCTTCCGTCTGTTCGCGATCGATGAGATCAAGGCTCAGAACGAGGCGCGTGACCAGATGGTCGAAGCGCGTCGTCTCGCCAGCAACATGGCGACGCTGGCACGGGTGAATCTGGGCTGGCAGCAGTACCACAACTCATTGGACAGCCTGGCGATCGCGCAGCGCTTCCAGGCACTCGATGAGCAGATCGCGGACTTCAGCAAGCAGGCGCGGGCAAGCCGGGCTATCTCGGGGACGCAATCCCTGCTCAACCAGGCCAAGGCATTGAACTCCGTGCTGAGCAATTCATTGGCCTACGCCGATGCACAGGACGCCTATGGTGGCTTCCTGTTCAGCCTGGGCTTCAATCCGGTCCCCGAGGATTATCAGCGTTACGACGTCGATACGCTGGCCAGCAACCTGGATGCCTCCTTCCGCCAGTGGTCAGGCGGCAGCCTGCCACTGCAGGACCCGGCACTCTGGCTGGAAGCCCAGTCCGAGACAACCCAAGCACAGGACGGTCAGGCCAGTCTGTAA
- a CDS encoding HlyD family efflux transporter periplasmic adaptor subunit: MPGNVTTDRLAGLITLQKRLMSAKGRKEAEYVLVNDTGYLFPARQMLLVSNGKLSSHSGATDVEQQSPYLHWARRVIKAFDLDRQVVSDKAGDSRATRPEQVMSLTPERLKERDASLAEDWSEYWPREGLWVPMVWRGRIEGGLLLLREKPWNEAEQRLLTHWVQGAENVLARHSGRKRQPVGKRLLWGAALVVIGLLMLVPVRLSVLGQAEVVPEVSSIIRSPLDGVLKDLSVAPNQVVEKGQLLASLDDAELKGRLAEANQALAVAQAEYARARQRSFTEREASAEVPLLRARVDQARADVDFLETQLTRVRVEAPREGVAILGDTSDWAGRPVRLGERLLEVADTRGAEVEIWLPSADNIPLPEGAAVSLFLNVDPSQVREARLTHVNYRAELAPDGELAYRAHAVLSDAENLPRVGWRGTAKVEGEQVTLGYYLFRRPWATLRSWTGW, from the coding sequence ATGCCAGGCAACGTCACGACAGATCGCCTGGCGGGCCTCATCACCCTGCAGAAGCGTTTGATGAGCGCCAAGGGGCGCAAGGAAGCCGAGTATGTGCTGGTCAATGACACAGGCTACCTCTTTCCCGCGCGCCAGATGTTGCTGGTCAGCAATGGCAAGCTTTCGTCACATTCCGGCGCCACCGATGTCGAGCAGCAGAGCCCCTATCTGCACTGGGCAAGACGCGTCATCAAGGCGTTTGATCTGGATCGTCAGGTCGTCTCCGACAAGGCAGGTGACTCACGGGCGACCAGGCCTGAGCAGGTCATGTCACTGACGCCGGAGCGTCTCAAGGAGCGTGATGCCTCTCTTGCCGAAGACTGGAGTGAGTATTGGCCGCGTGAAGGGCTCTGGGTGCCCATGGTATGGCGAGGCCGTATCGAGGGTGGCTTGCTGTTGTTGCGCGAGAAGCCCTGGAATGAAGCTGAGCAACGCCTGCTGACCCATTGGGTGCAAGGAGCCGAGAACGTGCTGGCACGTCATTCGGGGCGCAAGCGCCAGCCGGTGGGCAAACGTCTGCTGTGGGGCGCGGCCCTGGTGGTAATCGGTCTGCTGATGTTGGTGCCGGTACGCCTTTCCGTGCTGGGGCAGGCGGAAGTGGTGCCCGAGGTCAGCAGTATCATCCGCTCGCCCCTGGATGGCGTGCTCAAGGACCTGTCGGTGGCACCCAATCAGGTGGTGGAGAAGGGGCAGTTGCTGGCGAGTCTCGATGATGCCGAGCTCAAGGGGCGGCTGGCTGAAGCCAACCAGGCTCTGGCGGTGGCGCAGGCGGAATATGCACGTGCCCGGCAACGCTCCTTCACCGAGCGTGAGGCCAGTGCCGAGGTGCCGCTGTTGAGGGCACGGGTGGACCAGGCGCGTGCCGATGTCGATTTCCTTGAAACACAACTGACGCGTGTGCGTGTCGAAGCGCCGCGTGAGGGGGTCGCGATCCTCGGCGATACCAGCGATTGGGCAGGGCGTCCGGTCAGGCTGGGTGAGCGTCTACTGGAAGTGGCCGACACCCGGGGCGCCGAGGTGGAAATCTGGCTGCCGAGTGCCGATAACATTCCGCTGCCGGAAGGTGCCGCGGTCTCGTTGTTCTTGAATGTCGACCCCTCACAGGTTCGTGAAGCACGCCTGACGCACGTCAATTATCGGGCCGAGCTGGCGCCGGATGGCGAGCTCGCTTACCGCGCGCACGCCGTGTTGAGCGATGCCGAGAATCTGCCGCGCGTCGGCTGGCGGGGTACGGCCAAGGTAGAGGGAGAACAGGTCACGCTGGGGTATTACTTGTTCCGTCGCCCGTGGGCCACACTGCGCAGCTGGACCGGGTGGTAA
- a CDS encoding efflux RND transporter periplasmic adaptor subunit, giving the protein MHRTPMVASCSAWASIRSPRIISVTTSIRWPATWMPPSASGQAAACHCRTRHSGWKPSPRQPKHRTVRPVCKLASRHISTGMLTMMIAGKGINRRMARLGGTLMVAMLPGLMNAAHGADQPTVRGQVSAVHSTILAAPLSGRLLEVNRRVGEEVNKGDVLVRFDCRSLKAERAVASARLSGASSQYKVNKQLARYDNVSQLDVDLSRAAVNEASSSVKLSDVYLSDCTITAPFDAEVVSRAVNPHQFVSNGEPMLELVSSDELEIEAVIPAMWLGQVGADTPMTFTADATGAELAGKIVRVVDNIDPVSQTLKVIARPDAKPDGGIKPGMSGEVRFPSLSPSTLDEVDSGEAAQ; this is encoded by the coding sequence ATGCACAGGACGCCTATGGTGGCTTCCTGTTCAGCCTGGGCTTCAATCCGGTCCCCGAGGATTATCAGCGTTACGACGTCGATACGCTGGCCAGCAACCTGGATGCCTCCTTCCGCCAGTGGTCAGGCGGCAGCCTGCCACTGCAGGACCCGGCACTCTGGCTGGAAGCCCAGTCCGAGACAACCCAAGCACAGGACGGTCAGGCCAGTCTGTAAGCTAGCCTCCCGCCATATTTCAACAGGGATGCTGACGATGATGATTGCTGGTAAAGGTATCAATCGCCGCATGGCGAGGTTGGGGGGAACCCTGATGGTCGCCATGCTGCCCGGGCTGATGAATGCCGCGCACGGGGCGGATCAACCGACCGTTCGCGGTCAGGTCAGTGCTGTCCATTCCACCATTCTGGCGGCGCCCCTGTCGGGGCGCCTGCTGGAAGTCAATCGGCGTGTCGGGGAAGAGGTCAACAAGGGCGATGTGCTGGTGCGCTTCGACTGCCGTTCGCTGAAGGCGGAGCGGGCAGTCGCCAGTGCGCGTCTGTCCGGTGCAAGCTCCCAGTACAAGGTCAACAAGCAGCTGGCGCGCTATGACAATGTCAGCCAGCTGGACGTGGATCTGTCGCGAGCGGCGGTCAATGAGGCCAGTTCCTCGGTCAAGCTGTCGGATGTCTATCTCAGCGATTGCACCATCACGGCGCCCTTCGATGCGGAAGTGGTTTCGCGTGCGGTCAATCCTCATCAGTTCGTCTCCAATGGCGAGCCGATGCTGGAGCTGGTGAGTTCCGACGAGCTCGAGATCGAGGCCGTCATTCCCGCCATGTGGCTGGGGCAGGTCGGCGCGGATACCCCGATGACCTTCACCGCAGATGCCACGGGGGCGGAACTGGCCGGCAAGATCGTACGCGTCGTCGACAACATTGACCCGGTCAGCCAGACCCTCAAGGTGATCGCGCGGCCGGATGCCAAGCCGGATGGCGGCATCAAGCCCGGCATGAGTGGCGAGGTCCGGTTTCCCTCTCTGAGTCCTTCCACCCTCGATGAGGTGGATAGTGGAGAGGCGGCACAATGA
- a CDS encoding HlyD family efflux transporter periplasmic adaptor subunit gives MISQTPPLAVLREDLKLHPVEQDRDGKRRWLLHDPVAQRFYRLGEAAIELLPFIRGGQEAAAAKQASASLGREVPGEQLRALSEFLRQHDLVRGDPGQQERYQRRLESRPTGLKWLMHHYLFVRIPLANPDRWLSRHVNKVRWLGSRGFFWSLAVMFLVGLWLTVRQLDTFIASFAALGAVGGWLTLGLALVFVKILHELGHAFVAKAKGARVPTIGVAFIVGWPVLYTDTSDTWRLTRARDRVDVDIAGVAVELSIAVLALLSWHLLPEGLLRTLCFWLATTTWIMSALVNFNPLMRFDGYYLLSDAWRQPNLEPRSQALARWQLREWLFAFKEAPPERPQRALVLFAFGVWVYRLLLFLGIALAVYHFFFKLLGIVLFAVEIWYFIMRPIVNEIRRWFSEGRKPRANLALLRTGMIIVALGALLVWPWQSELRLPGWLEQPSARLEAPFGGQLHLDVAQGDEVSAGQALATISAPEVAQRLASAERRVEQLDWRRSASGLDRRLLQDSPVVQADLDVQRQRVSALQAEQATGQLEAAFAGKVHSLNPALREGGWVGEGEWVMTLRNPQQVTLTAWVEEEEVLRVDEGATAWFYPLAPVGKPLEMRVVSVEPQAVAVLEQPEMAAPYGGELKVREGEEGQLELMRSLYRVTLEPVDFSQALVLSMPGRRGMVNVETEPRSLLSRTWREVVGVWRRESGF, from the coding sequence ATGATCTCACAGACTCCCCCGCTGGCCGTACTGCGTGAAGACCTCAAGTTGCACCCCGTCGAGCAGGATCGCGATGGTAAGCGGCGCTGGTTGCTGCATGATCCGGTCGCCCAGCGCTTCTACCGACTGGGCGAGGCCGCCATCGAATTGCTGCCCTTCATTCGCGGTGGTCAGGAAGCGGCAGCCGCCAAACAGGCGAGTGCCAGTCTTGGTCGTGAAGTGCCTGGCGAGCAGTTGCGCGCCTTGTCGGAATTTCTGCGTCAGCATGATCTGGTGCGTGGGGATCCCGGTCAGCAGGAGCGCTACCAACGCCGCCTTGAGTCGCGCCCCACCGGGCTCAAGTGGTTGATGCATCACTATCTCTTCGTGCGCATTCCACTGGCCAATCCGGATCGCTGGCTGAGCCGGCACGTCAACAAGGTACGCTGGCTGGGTAGCCGGGGCTTCTTCTGGAGCCTGGCGGTCATGTTTCTGGTGGGCCTATGGCTGACGGTACGCCAGCTGGATACCTTCATCGCGAGCTTCGCGGCACTCGGCGCTGTCGGCGGCTGGCTGACGTTGGGGCTGGCGCTGGTCTTCGTCAAGATACTGCATGAGCTGGGGCACGCTTTCGTTGCCAAGGCCAAGGGCGCGCGCGTCCCGACCATCGGAGTGGCTTTCATTGTTGGCTGGCCGGTGCTCTATACCGATACCAGTGATACCTGGCGACTCACCCGGGCTCGGGACAGAGTTGACGTCGATATTGCGGGTGTCGCGGTCGAGCTCTCTATCGCGGTACTGGCGTTACTGAGCTGGCATCTGCTGCCGGAAGGCCTGCTGCGCACCCTGTGTTTCTGGTTGGCGACGACGACCTGGATCATGTCGGCGCTGGTCAACTTCAATCCTCTGATGCGCTTCGATGGCTATTACCTGCTGTCGGATGCCTGGCGACAGCCCAATCTTGAACCGCGCTCCCAGGCGCTGGCGCGTTGGCAGCTACGTGAATGGCTGTTCGCCTTCAAGGAAGCGCCGCCTGAGCGTCCGCAGCGTGCTCTGGTACTGTTCGCGTTCGGCGTCTGGGTATATCGCCTGCTGCTGTTTCTCGGGATCGCCCTGGCGGTCTATCACTTCTTCTTCAAGCTTCTCGGCATCGTGCTGTTCGCCGTCGAGATCTGGTACTTCATCATGCGGCCAATCGTGAATGAAATTCGGCGCTGGTTCAGTGAAGGTCGCAAGCCACGCGCCAATCTGGCGCTGCTTCGTACCGGGATGATCATCGTGGCACTGGGGGCCTTGCTGGTCTGGCCCTGGCAGAGCGAGCTACGTCTGCCGGGATGGCTTGAGCAACCCTCGGCCCGTCTCGAAGCCCCTTTCGGTGGCCAGCTGCATCTCGATGTCGCCCAGGGTGACGAGGTGAGCGCCGGTCAAGCGCTGGCGACCATCAGTGCCCCGGAAGTCGCCCAGCGGCTTGCCAGTGCCGAGCGTCGCGTGGAGCAGCTGGACTGGCGTCGCTCCGCCAGTGGCCTGGATCGCAGGCTGCTGCAGGATAGTCCGGTCGTACAGGCTGATCTGGATGTGCAGCGCCAACGGGTCAGCGCGCTGCAAGCCGAGCAGGCGACCGGTCAGCTGGAGGCGGCATTCGCCGGCAAGGTGCACTCGCTCAACCCTGCCTTGCGAGAAGGGGGCTGGGTCGGTGAAGGTGAGTGGGTGATGACGCTGCGTAATCCCCAGCAGGTGACCCTGACGGCCTGGGTGGAAGAGGAAGAGGTGCTGCGCGTCGATGAAGGTGCTACTGCCTGGTTCTATCCGTTGGCACCGGTAGGCAAGCCGCTGGAAATGCGCGTGGTCAGCGTCGAACCACAGGCAGTCGCAGTACTTGAGCAGCCTGAAATGGCCGCGCCCTATGGTGGGGAGTTGAAGGTTCGCGAGGGCGAGGAAGGGCAGCTGGAACTGATGCGCAGCCTCTATCGTGTCACGCTTGAGCCGGTGGACTTCTCGCAGGCGCTGGTACTCTCGATGCCCGGCCGGCGCGGCATGGTCAACGTCGAGACTGAGCCGCGAAGCCTCTTGAGCCGCACCTGGCGTGAAGTGGTGGGGGTCTGGCGTCGCGAATCCGGTTTCTGA